A genomic stretch from Deinococcus sp. LM3 includes:
- a CDS encoding ParA family protein, with protein sequence MSARMSPVVISAVMKKGGAGKTSTIVPLASFAAQSGARVALIDMDSTPSAHQWFTAAELGSETFACDRITADELDPLLRDIRESSAFDFVFIDTPPGDKHGIVQAMSESDLVLMPLHIGSGDVPQLVETYHLMRLPLRANPKLHHLIVVNHAGTMPAVTRDTISAIQTELPDAQIAAATIPYSKQYALAKGNRPDRVKWWHYDKLWKEIQTLLPQEVPA encoded by the coding sequence ATGTCAGCCAGAATGTCTCCTGTCGTGATCAGCGCCGTCATGAAGAAGGGCGGTGCCGGGAAAACCTCGACCATCGTGCCCCTGGCCAGTTTCGCTGCGCAGTCCGGGGCCCGCGTGGCCCTGATCGACATGGACAGCACGCCGAGCGCCCATCAGTGGTTCACGGCGGCTGAACTGGGCAGCGAGACGTTCGCCTGTGACCGCATCACGGCGGACGAGCTCGATCCGCTGCTGCGGGATATCCGGGAGAGCAGCGCCTTTGATTTCGTGTTCATCGACACGCCCCCCGGGGATAAGCACGGCATCGTGCAGGCCATGAGTGAGAGTGACCTGGTGCTGATGCCCCTGCACATCGGGTCAGGGGACGTACCCCAGTTGGTCGAGACGTACCACCTGATGCGCCTGCCACTGCGGGCCAATCCGAAGTTGCATCACCTGATCGTCGTGAACCACGCAGGGACGATGCCAGCGGTGACGCGCGACACGATCAGTGCCATCCAGACTGAACTGCCGGACGCACAGATCGCGGCCGCCACCATTCCGTACAGCAAGCAGTACGCCCTGGCAAAAGGCAACCGCCCGGACCGCGTGAAGTGGTGGCATTACGACAAGTTGTGGAAGGAGATTCAGACCCTGCTGCCGCAGGAGGTGCCCGCATGA